One genomic window of Synechococcales cyanobacterium T60_A2020_003 includes the following:
- a CDS encoding DUF565 domain-containing protein, whose product MSTHGSVHPEPLKSGYPNFRIAAGDRPCLLQILPAMQNTRFSILVDHLSERLVGWLGNPWRRLSVTIISILLGNFLASFVATTAGQQARVDALVAAVMAAGTEVAIWLVYVQPQQLGLTRDRKPRLVWWKETLNGIRIGFVYGMFLLALTLGS is encoded by the coding sequence ATGTCCACTCACGGTTCTGTCCATCCAGAGCCTCTGAAATCAGGTTATCCTAACTTCAGGATTGCTGCTGGCGATCGCCCCTGTCTTCTTCAAATCCTTCCAGCCATGCAAAATACTCGATTCAGTATCCTGGTTGATCATCTCTCAGAACGGCTGGTGGGCTGGCTGGGCAACCCTTGGCGTCGCCTATCCGTAACCATTATCAGCATTCTATTAGGGAACTTCCTTGCGAGTTTTGTGGCTACCACGGCGGGTCAGCAAGCGCGGGTGGATGCCTTGGTTGCAGCGGTGATGGCGGCGGGAACAGAAGTCGCGATTTGGTTGGTCTACGTGCAACCCCAACAGCTAGGGCTAACGCGCGATCGCAAACCTCGTCTCGTTTGGTGGAAAGAAACGCTCAATGGCATCCGGATCGGCTTCGTCTACGGGATGTTTTTGTTAGCATTGACTCTCGGTAGCTAG